A stretch of the Microcebus murinus isolate Inina chromosome 6, M.murinus_Inina_mat1.0, whole genome shotgun sequence genome encodes the following:
- the CHD8 gene encoding chromodomain-helicase-DNA-binding protein 8 isoform X1, protein MADPIMDLFDDPNLFGLDSLTDDSFNQVTQDPIEEALGLPSSLDSLDQMNQDGGGGDMGNSSASDLVPPSEETAPTELPKESTAPAPESLTLHDYTTQPASQEQPAQPVLQTPTPTPALLQVSKSQEILSQGNPFMGVSATALSSSSAGGQPPQSAPKIVILKAPPSSSVTGAHVAQIQAQGITSTAQPLVAGTANGGKVTFTKVLTGTPLRPGVSIVSGNTVLAAKVPGNQAAVQRIVQPSRPVKQLVLQPVKGSAPAGNPGATGPPLKPAVTLTSTPAQGESKRITLVLQQPQSGGPQGHRHVVLGSLPGKIVLQGNQLAALTQAKNAQGQPAKVVTIQLQVQQPQQKIQIVPQPPSSQPQPQQPPSTQPVTLSSVQQAQIMGPGQSPGQRLSVPVKVVLQPQAGSSQGASSGLSVVKVLSASEVAALSSPASSAPHSGGKTGMEENRRLEHQKKQEKANRIVAEAIARARARGEQNIPRVLNEDELPSVRPEEEGEKKRRKKSSGERLKEEKPKKSKTSGTSKTKGKSKLNTITPVVGKKRKRNTSSDNSDVEVMPAQSPREDEESSIQKRRSNRQVKRKKYTEDLDIKITDDEEEEEVDVTGPIKPEPILPEPVQEPDGETLPSMQFFVENPSEEDAAIVDKVLSMRIVKKELPSGQYTEAEEFFVKYKNYSYLHCEWATISQLEKDKRIHQKLKRFKTKMAQMRHFFHEDEEPFNPDYVEVDRILDESHSIDKDNGEPVIYYLVKWCSLPYEDSTWELKEDVDEGKIREFKRIQSRHPELKRVNRPQASAWKKLELSHEYKNRNQLREYQLEGVNWLLFNWYNRQNCILADEMGLGKTIQSIAFLQEVYNVGIHGPFLVIAPLSTITNWEREFNTWTEMNTIVYHGSLASRQMIQQYEMYCKDSRGRLIPGAYKFDALITTFEMILSDCPELREIEWRCVIIDEAHRLKNRNCKLLDSLKHMDLEHKVLLTGTPLQNTVEELFSLLHFLEPSQFPSESEFLKDFGDLKTEEQVQKLQAILKPMMLRRLKEDVEKNLAPKQETIIEVELTNIQKKYYRAILEKNFSFLSKGAGHTNMPNLLNTMMELRKCCNHPYLINGAEEKILTEFREACHIIPHDFHLQAMVRSAGKLVLIDKLLPKLKAGGHKVLIFSQMVRCLDILEDYLIQRRYLYERIDGRVRGNLRQAAIDRFSKPDSDRFVFLLCTRAGGLGINLTAADTCIIFDSDWNPQNDLQAQARCHRIGQSKAVKVYRLITRNSYEREMFDKASLKLGLDKAVLQSMSGRDGNITGIQQFSKKEIEDLLRKGAYAAIMEEDDEGSKFCEEDIDQILLRRTTTITIESEGKGSTFAKASFVASENRTDISLDDPNFWQKWAKKADLDMDLLNSKNNLVIDTPRVRKQTRHFSTLKDDDLVEFSDLESEDDERPRSRRHDRHHAYGRTDCFRVEKHLLVYGWGRWRDILSHGRFKRRMTERDVETICRAILVYCLLHYRGDENIKGFIWDLISPAENGKTKELQNHSVFNVPPFPGLSIPVPRGRKGKKVKSQSTFDIHKADWIRKYNPDTLFQDESYKKHLKHQCNKVLLRVRMLYYLRQEVIGDQAEKVLGGAIASEIDIWFPVVDQLEVPTAWWDSEADKSLLIGVFKHGYEKYNTMRADPALCFLEKAGRPDDKAIAAEHRVLDNFSDIVEGVDFDKDCEDPEYKPLQGPPKDQDDEGDPLMMMDEEISVIDGDEAQVTQQPGHLFWPPGSALTARLRRLVTAYQRSYKREQMKIEAAERGDRRRRRCEAAFKLKEIARREKQQRWTRREQTDFYRVVSTFGVEYDPDTMQFHWDRFRTFARLDKKTDESLTKYFHGFVAMCRQVCRLPPAAGDEPPDPNLFIEPITEERASRTLYRIELLRRLREQVLCHPLLEDRLALCQPPGPELPKWWEPVRHDGELLRGAARHGVSQTDCNIMQDPDFSFLAARMNYMQNHQAGAPAPSLSRCSTPLLHQQYTSRTASPLPLRPDAPVEKSPEETAAQVPGLESLTLKLEHEVVARSRPTPQDYEMRVVPSETTPLVSRSVPPVKLEDEDDSDSELDLSKLSPSSSSSSSSSSSSSSTDESEDEKEEKLTADRSRSKLYDEESLLSLTMSQDGFPNEDGEQMTPELLLLQERQRASEWPKDRVLINRIDLVCQAVLSGKWPSSRRNQEMITGGVLGPGNHLLDSPSLTPGEYGDSPVPTPRSSSAASMAEEEASAVTTAAAQFTKLRRGMDEKEFTVQIKDEEGLKLTFQKHKLMANGVMGDGHPLFHKKKGNRKKVVELEVECMEEPNHLDVDLETRIPVINKVDGTLLVGEDAPRRAELEMWLQGHPEFAVDPRFLAYMEDRRKQKWQRCKKNNKAELNCLGIEPVQTANSRNGKKGHHTETVFNRILPGPIAPESSKKRARRMRPDLSKMMALMQGGGTGSLSLHNTFQHSNSGLQSVSSLGHSSATSASLPFMPFVMGGAASSPHVDSSTMLHHHHHHPHPHHHHHHHPGLRATGYPSSPATTTSGNALRLPPLQPEEDDEDEDEDDDDDLSQGYDSSERDFSLIDDPMMPANSDSSEDADD, encoded by the exons ATGGCAGACCCCATCATGGACCTGTTTGATGACCCAAATTTATTTGGCCTGGACTCTCTGACTGATGACAGCTTTAACCAGGTCACTCAAGACCCTATTGAGGAAGCCCTTGGACTGCCAAGCTCTCTGGACTCCTTGGATCAGATGAACCaggatggtggaggtggtgatATGGGAAATTCATCAGCAAGTGACCTGGTCCCCCCATCAGAGGAAACAGCTCCCACAGAACTTCCCAAAGAATCCACAGCTCCAGCTCCAGAATCCTTAACCTTGCATGATTATACCACTCAGCCCGCCAGCCAGGAGCAGCCAGCCCAACCTGTATTACAGACACCGACGCCAACACCGGCACTTTTGCAGGTCTCCAAGAGCCAGGAGATCCTGAGCCAAGGGAATCCTTTCATGGGTGTCTCTGCCACAGCTCTCTCCTCCAGTAGTGCTGGAGGGCAGCCACCTCAGTCAGCCCCTAAGATTGTTATCCTTAAGGCCCCACCAAGCTCCTCAGTCACTGGTGCTCATGTGGCACAAATTCAGGCCCAAGGTATCACCAGCACAGCTCAGCCCCTGGTGGCTGGCACAGCCAATGGTGGAAAAGTCACTTTTACCAAAGTGCTAACGGGCACACCCCTTCGACCAGGTGTTTCCATTGTCTCTGGTAATACAGTGTTGGCCGCCAAGGTCCCTGGGAACCAGGCTGCTGTTCAGCGCATTGTCCAGCCCAGCCGACCAGTAAAGCAGCTGGTCCTTCAACCAGTTAAGGGTTCAGCTCCTGCTGGAAACCCTGGGGCCACAGGGCCCCCACTGAAGCCTGCAGTTACACTGACCTCTACACCTGCCCAG GGTGAATCGAAACGCATCACCCTGGTCCTCCAGCAGCCACAGTCTGGAGGTCCCCAAGGACATCGGCATGTTGTGCTAGGGAGTCTACCAGGCAAGATAGTGTTACAGGGCAACCAGCTGGCAGCCCTCACTCAAGCCAAGAATGCCCAGGGGCAGCCTGCCAAAGTAGTAACTATCCAGCTGCAGGTGCAGCAGCCACAGCAAAAAATCCAGATTGTACCACAGCCTCCTTCTTCACAGCCACAGCCCCAGCAGCCACCCTCAACCCAGCCAGTGACTCTCTCCTCTGTGCAGCAGGCTCAGATAATGGGACCAGGACAGAGCCCAGGACAAAGACTTTCTGTACCAGTCAAGGTGGTGCTGCAGCCACAG GCTGGCTCTTCCCAAGGGGCCTCTTCTGGGCTTTCTGTAGTTAAAGTTCTAAGTGCCAGTGAAGTGGCAGCTCTCTCATCACCAGCAAGTTCTGCTCCTCATTCGGGGGGAAAGACAGGAATGGAAGAAAACCGCAGGCTGGAGCACCAGAAGAAGCAAGAGAAGGCAAATCGGATTGTAGCAGAGGCTATTGCTAGGGCCCGTGCCCGGGGTGAGCAGAACATACCTCGAGTCCTGAATGAAGATGAGTTGCCCAGCGTTCGGCCGGAGGAGGAAGGTGAGAAGAAACGCAGGAAGAAGAGCAGTGGAGAGAGGCTGAAGGAGGAAAAGCCAAAGAAGAGCAAAACATCTGGTACCTCCAAAACCAAGGGCAAGAGTAAGCTAAA caccATCACTCCTGTAGTGGGTAAGAAAAGAAAACGCAATACCTCATCTGATAATTCAGATGTGGAAGTCATGCCTGCACAATCACCTCGGGAAGATGAAGAAAGCAGCATTCAG AAGAGACGCTCAAACCGCCAAGTTAAGCGAAAAAAGTATACAGAGGACCTGGATATAAAGATCACagatgatgaagaagaagaagaggtaGATGTAACTGGTCCAATAAAACCTGAGCCTATCCTCCCTGAACCAGTGCAAGAACCAGATGGCGAGACTTTGCCTTCCATGCAATTCTTTGTG GAGAATCCCAGTGAAGAAGATGCAGCCATTGTAGACAAAGTGCTTTCTATGCGGATTGTGAAGAAAGAG cTTCCTTCTGGACAGTATACTGAAGCAGAAGAATTCTTCGTCAAGTATAAGAACTA CTCCTATCTACACTGTGAATGGGCCACTATCTCCCAACTTGAAAAGGATAAGAGGATCCATCAAAAACTAAAGCGCTTCAAAACCAAAATGGCTCAGATGAGACACTTCTTCCATGAG gatGAAGAGCCCTTCAATCCAGACTATGTAGAGGTGGATAGGATATTGGATGAGTCTCACAGTATTGACAAGGACAATGGGGAG CCTGTTATTTACTACCTGGTGAAATGGTGCTCTCTGCCCTATGAGGATAGTACATGGGAGCTAAAAGAGGATGTTGATGAAGGCAAGATTCGAGAATTTAAACGGATACAGTCAAGGCACCCAGAACTCAAGAGGGTG AATCGTCCGCAGGCAAGTGCCTGGAAGAAACTGGAGCTGtcacatgaatataaaaacagaaaccagTTAAGGGAATATCAGTTGGAAGGGGTCAATTGGCTGCTATTTAATTGGTATAACAG ACAGAACTGCATCCTGGCTGACGAGATGGGATTGGGCAAAACTATTCAGTCCATTGCCTTCTTGCAGGAGGTATATAATGTGGGCATCCATGGCCCCTTCTTGGTAATTGCCCCACTGTCCACAATTACTAACTGGGAGCGAGAATTCAATACATGGACAGAGATGAACACTATTGTGTACCATGGCAGTCTGGCCAGCCGGCAGATGATTCAGCAATATGAAATGTACTGCAAAGATTCACGG GGGCGCCTCATCCCAGGTGCATACAAGTTTGATGCCCTGATCACTACTTTTGAGATGATTTTGTCAGACTGTCCTGAGCTTCGGGAGATTGAATGGCGTTGTGTCATCATTGATGAGGCCCATCGACTTAAGAACCGTAATTGCAAGCTACTTGATAGTCTCAAACACATGGACCTG GAACACAAAGTGCTACTAACAGGAACACCTTTGCAAAATACTGTGGAGGAACTGTTTAGTTTGCTTCATTTCTTGGAACCTTCACAGTTTCCCTCAGAATCAGAATTCCTCAAGGACTTCGGGGATCTCAAAACAGAGGAACAG GTTCAAAAGCTACAGGCTATTCTCAAGCCAATGATGCTAAGAAGACTCAAAGAGGATGTTGAAAAAAACTTGGCACCCAAACAGGAAACTATTATTGAAGTAGAGCTGACTAACATCCAGAAGAAATACTATCGGGCTATTTTGGAGAagaatttctccttcctttccaaaGGGGCAGGTCATACCAACATGCCTAATCTACTCAACACAATGATGGAGTTGCGCAAGTGCTGCAACCACCCATATCTCATCAATG gtgCAGAAGAAAAAATCCTAACAGAATTTCGGGAAGCTTGCCACATTATACCTCATGACTTCCACCTGCAGGCCATGGTTCGTTCAGCTGGCAAATTGGTTCTTATTGACAAGTTACTTCCAAAGCTTAAAGCTGGTGGCCATAAAGTTCTGATCTTCTCCCAGATGGTACGCTGCCTAGATATCCTAGAGGATTATCTAATCCAGAGGAG GTACTTATATGAACGTATTGATGGGCGAGTTAGAGGCAACCTTCGACAGGCTGCTATTGACCGCTTCAGCAAACCTGATTCAGACCGCTTTGTCTTCCTGCTGTGCACCCGGGCTGGTGGACTTGGTATTAATCTTACAGCTGCTGATACATGCATCATCTTTGATTCAGACTGGAATCCACAAAATGACCTGCAG gcccaGGCACGGTGTCATCGAATTGGGCAGAGCAAAGCTGTGAAGGTGTACCGTCTAATCACTCGTAATTCCTATGAGAGAGAGATGTTTGATAAGGCTAGCCTCAAGTTGGGATTGGATAAGGCTGTGCTTCAGTCCATGAGTGGTCGGGATGGCAACATTACTGGA ATCCAACAATTCTCCAAGAAGGAGATTGAAGATCTCTTAAGAAAAGGAGCATATGCAGCCATAATGGAGGAAGATGATGAGGGCTCCAAGTTTTGTGAAGAGGACATTGACCAGATCTTGTTAAGACGAACTACAACCATCACCATTGAATCTGAAGGAAAAGGTTCTACCTTTGCCAAG GCAAGCTTTGTTGCTTCTGAAAATAGGACAGATATTTCTCTGGATGATCCTAACTTTTGGCAAAAGTGGGCCAAAAAGGCTGACCTAGACATGGATCTTCTCAATAGCAAG AACAACTTGGTGATTGACACACCTAGAGTACGAAAACAGACCCGCCACTTCAGCACCCTGAAAGATGATGACTTGGTAGAATTCTCTGATTTGGAAAGTGAGGATGATGAGCGGCCACGCTCCCGCAGACATGACCGTCATCATGCCTATGGACGCACTGACTGCTTTCGGGTAGAAAAGCACCTCCTGGTATATGG ttgGGGACGATGGCGAGATATTTTATCTCATGGACGATTCAAGCGACGTATGACTGAACGAGATGTGGAGACAATTTGCCGGGCTATCCTTGTGTACTGTCTTTTACACTACCGGGGGGATGAAAATATCAAAGGTTTCATCTGGGACTTGATTAGCCCTGCTGAAAATGGCAAGACAAAAGAATTGCAGAATCATTCAG TCTTCAATGTCCCCCCTTTCCCAGGTCTGTCTATCCCTGTGCCCCGTGGACgcaaggggaaaaaagtaaagtcACAAAGCACTTTTGATATCCATAAGGCTGATTGGATCCGGAAATATAACCCTGACACTTTGTTCCAAGATGAGAGTTATAAGAAGCACTTGAAACATCAGTGTAATAA GGTATTGTTGCGGGTAAGAATGCTATACTACCTGAGGCAAGAGGTTATTGGAGACCAGGCAGAGAAGGTGTTAGGGGGTGCCATTGCCAG TGAGATTGACATATGGTTCCCAGTAGTGGATCAGCTGGAGGTTCCAACAGCCTGGTGGGACAGTGAGGCTGACAAGTCCCTCCTCATTGGAGTCTTTAAGCATG GCTATGAGAAATATAATACTATGAGAGCAGACCCAGCCTTATGCTTCCTGGAAAAGGCTGGTCGACCAGATGATAAAGCCATTGCAGCAGAACATCGAGTGTTAGATAATTTCTCTGACATAGTTGAAGG GGTTGACTTTGATAAAGATTGTGAAGATCCTGAATATAAACCACTGCAGGGTCCCCCGAAGGACCAAGATGATGAG GGTGATCCCTTGATGATGATGGATGAGGAGATCTCAGTGATTGATGGAGATGAAG CCCAGGTGACCCAACAGCCAGGCCATCTCTTCTGGCCTCCAGGCTCTGCCCTAACAGCTAGGCTTCGGCGCCTGGTAACAGCCTATCAGCGTAGCTACAAGAGGGAACAGATGAAGATAGAGGCTGCAGAACGTGGGGACCGGCGAAGGCGGCGTTGTGAAGCAGCCTTCAAACTCAAAGAAATTGCACGGCGGGAAAAACAACAACG ATGGACAAGGCGTGAACAAACTGATTTCTATCGTGTTGTGTCTACTTTTGGTGTGGAATATGACCCTGACACCATGCAGTTCCATTGGGATCGCTTCCGCACTTTTGCTCGACTGGACAAAAAAACAGATGAAAGCCTTACCAAGTATTTTCATGGCTTTGTGGCCATGTGCCGTCAGGTCTGCCGCCTTCCCCCAGCAGCTGGAGATG AACCCCCAGACCCTAATCTGTTCATTGAGCCCATCACTGAGGAGAGGGCCTCACGGACTCTCTACCGTATTGAATTGCTGCGGCGCTTACGGGAGCAAGTTTTATGCCACCCCCTTTTGGAAGATCGGCTGGCATTGTGTCAGCCTCCAGGTCCTGAATTGCCCAAATGGTGGGAGCCTGTTCGGCATGATGGGGAGCTTCTACGAGGGGCAGCCCGTCATGGGGTGAGCCAAACAGACTGCAACATCATGCAGGACCCAGACTTCTCTTTTCTGGCTGCCCGTATGAATTATATGCAGAACCATCAGGCAGGAGCACCAGCTCCGTCCCTGTCACGCTGCTCTACTCCACTGCTACACCAGCAGTATACCTCGCGCACTGCCTCACCATTGCCCCTTCGCCCAGACGCTCCTGTTGAAAAGTCACCTGAGGAGACAGCTGCCCAGGTCCCCGGTCTGGAGAGTCTAACTTTAAAGCTAGAGCATGAGGTGGTGGCCAGGAGCCGACCAACCCCACAAGACTATGAGATGCGAGTAGTCCCCTCTGAAACTACCCCTCTGGTTTCCCGGAGTGTTCCACCAGTCAAACTGGAGGATGAGGATGATTCAGACTCCGAGCTGGACTTGAGCAAGCTGTCACcatcatcttcttcttcctcatcctcatccagctccagctccagcactgATGAGAGTGAGGACGAGAAGGAAGAAAAGCTAA CTGCTGACCGGTCCCGCTCAAAGCTCTATGATGAAGAGAGTCTCCTGTCTCTCACCATGTCCCAAGATGGATTCCCAAATGAAGATGGAGAACAGATGACTcctgagctgctgctgctgcaggaaAGACAAAGAGCTTCTGAGTGGCCCAAG gATCGTGTCCTGATAAACCGCATTGACCTCGTCTGCCAGGCTGTACTCTCAGGGAAGTGGCCTTCTAGCCGCAGGAACCAGGAAATGATAACAGGAGGGGTCTTGGGGCCAGGCAACCACTTGCTAGACAGTCCCTCATTGACGCCTGGAGAATATGGTGACTCTCCAGTCCCTACACCTCGAAGTAGCAGTGCAGCTTCCATGGCAGAGGAGGAAGCGTCTGCAGTCACCACAGCAGCAGCCCAGTTCACCAAACTTCGCCGAGGCATGGATGAGAAGGAGTTTACAGTTCAGATCAAAGAT GAGGAAGGATTGAAGTTAACATTCCAGAAGCACAAGTTGATGGCTAATGGAGTAATGGGAGATGGACATCCACTATTTCATAAGAAGAAGGGGAACAGAAAGAAGGTAGTAGAG CTGGAGGTGGAGTGCATGGAAGAGCCTAATCACCTTGACGTGGACCTGGAGACCCGGATACCTGTCATCAATAAGGTGGATGGTACTTTGCTGGTGGGTGAGGATGCCCCTCGCCGGGCTGAACTGGAGATGTGGTTACAGGGTCATCCAGAGTTTGCTGTCGATCCCCGATTCCTAGCG TATATGGAGGATCGCAGAAAACAGAAGTGGCagagatgtaaaaaaaataataaggcagAATTGAATTGTTTGGGAATTGAACCAGTACAGACAGCTAACTCTAGGAATGGAAAAAAG